The proteins below come from a single Felis catus isolate Fca126 chromosome A1, F.catus_Fca126_mat1.0, whole genome shotgun sequence genomic window:
- the LOC101085439 gene encoding zinc finger protein 300 isoform X3, which translates to MLENFSHVISLGHPVSKPDVISKLEQGEEPWIIKRDVSDWNYPERETRLDNPQLDIPGDVSFHKEVLESVTRDPSLYSIFKVWQGDDQMERHQENKDRLLRQLMVIKNKTVVEESGYTYKSSGKIFHDCIDLDASGQRLYECDSFEKSLIPNINLFSCNRGYVRKNTVENFRCRSTPISSYSKHEKIHNGVKHCEDSQCGKIISNKQCLFQYVNVETGEKTCICIECGKSFLKKSQLIIHQRIHTGEKPYDCGACGKAFSEKSHLIVHQRTHTGEKPYECSECGKAFSQKSSLIIHQRVHSGEKPYECGDCGKAFSQKSPLIIHQRIHTGEKPYECNQCGKAFSQKSQLIIHHRAHTGEKPYECTECGKAFCEKSHLIIHKRIHTGEKPYRCTQCEEAFSRKSELIIHQIIHTGEKPYECTECGKTFSRKSQLIIHQRTHTGEKPYKCSECGKAFCQQSHLIGHQRIHTGEKPYVCSECGKAFSQKSHLPGHQRIHTGEKPYICAECGKAFSQKSDLVVHRRIHTGEKPYQCAMCGKAFIQKSQLTVHQRIHTVAKS; encoded by the coding sequence agAGGGAGACTAGACTTGACAACCCTCAATTGGATATACCTGGAGATGTTTCCTTCCATAAGGAGGTATTGGAAAGTGTAACAAGGGATCCTTCACTATACTCCATTTTTAAGGTCTGGCAGGGTGATGACCAGATGGAGAGACATcaggaaaataaagacagactTCTCAGGCAACTCatggtcatcaaaaacaaaacagttgttGAAGAATCAGGTTATACATATAAGTCatcaggaaaaatatttcatgactgCATAGACCTAGATGCTTCAGGACAAAGATTGTATGAATGTGACTCATTTGAAAAGAGCTTGATACCTAATATAAACTTATTCAGTTGTAATAGGGGTTATGTAAGAAAAAACACTGTTGAGAATTTTAGATGTAGGAGTACAcctatttcttcctattctaAGCATGAAAAAATTCATAATGGAGTGAAACACTGTGAAGATAGTCAATGTGGAAAGATTATCAGCAATAAACAGTGTCTTTTTCAATATGTGAATGTTGAAACTGGAGAGAAGACCTGTATATGCATTGAATGTGgaaaatcttttctaaaaaagTCACAACTCATTATacatcaaagaattcatactggagagaaaccgtATGATTGTGGTgcatgtgggaaagccttcagtgaAAAGTCACATCTCATTGTACATCAGAGAACTCATACTGGGGAAAAACCTTATGAGTGTTCTGAATGTGGAAAAGCTTTCTCTCAGAAATCATCCCTCATTATACATCAGAGAGTTCATTCTGGGGAAAAACCATATGAATGTGGTGACTGTGGGAAAGCCTTCTCCCAGAAATCACCCCTCATTATACATCAGAGAATACATACTGGTgaaaaaccttatgaatgtaatCAGTGTGGGAAGGCGTTCTCCCAGAAGTCACAGCTGATCATACATCATAGAgctcatactggagagaaaccatatgaatgtactgaatgtgggaaagccttctgTGAGAAGTCCCACCTCATTATACATAAAAGAATTCACACTGGGGAGAAACCCTATAGATGCACTCAGTGTGAGGAAGCCTTCAGCAGAAAGTCAGAACTCATTATACATCAGATAATTCATACTGGggagaaaccttatgaatgtacTGAATGTGGGAAGACCTTCTCCCGGAAGTCACAGCTCATCATACATCAGAGAACACATACTGGAGAAAAACCATATAAATGCAGTGAATGTGGAAAAGCTTTCTGTCAGCAGTCACATCTCATTggacatcagagaattcacacaggagAAAAACCTTATGTGTGCAGTGAATGCGGGAAAGCCTTCTCTCAGAAGTCTCACCTCCCAGGGCATCAGCGAATTCATACAGGAGAAAAACCTTACATATGTGCTGAATGTGGAAAGGCGTTTTCCCAGAAGTCAGACCTTGTTGTACATCGGAGAATTCATACTGGGGAGAAGCCCTATCAGTGTGCTatgtgtgggaaagccttcatcCAGAAGTCACAACTCACTGTacatcaaagaattcatacagTGGCAAAATCGTAA